One Glycine max cultivar Williams 82 chromosome 4, Glycine_max_v4.0, whole genome shotgun sequence DNA segment encodes these proteins:
- the LOC102663552 gene encoding uncharacterized protein, producing MSRKENLLYELHTKKGTWKIVVRITDMWRVNKHNGRQSIEMVLMDHTGTKIGATLSQEIFPEFELKLRCGGAYVIKNVKVVDTHSDYKVSAIKYLVYFVKTTSVKEVDRPEIHPNVHTITSFADIISGVAKPDTLVDIVGVITEVIERKTVNPAYRVTVKLRDNSHAEIIMTVWEEYALQLDDAIEKNHLV from the exons ATGTCTCGCAAAGAAAACCTCCTATATGAACTGCATACAAAGAAAGGTACTTGGAAGATAGTCGTGCGAATAACTGATATGTGGCGTGTTAACAAACATAATGGTCGACAATCCATTGAGATGGTGTTGATGGACCATACG GGTACAAAGATTGGGGCAACTCTATCGCAAGAAATTTTCCCTGAATTTGAGCTCAAGTTGCGTTGTGGTGGTGCATATGTTATTAAGAACGTAAAGGTTGTTGATACTCATTCTGACTACAAAGTGAGTGCAATTAAATATTTGGTTTATTTCGTGAAGACAACGTCTGTCAAAGAGGTGGACAGACCTGAGATTCATCCTAATGTTCATACCATTACTTCATTTGCTGATATAATTTCAGGCGTTGCAAAACCTGATACTTTAGTTG ATATTGTGGGTGTTATTACTGAAGTGATTGAACGCAAAACAGTTAATCCTGCATACAGAGTAACTGTCAAGTTGAGAGACAACag TCATGCTGAGATCATCATGACTGTGTGGGAGGAATATGCTCTTCAGCTGGATGATGCTATTGAGAAAAACCATTTGGTGTAA